In a single window of the Solea senegalensis isolate Sse05_10M linkage group LG1, IFAPA_SoseM_1, whole genome shotgun sequence genome:
- the ticam1 gene encoding TIR domain-containing adapter molecule 1 yields the protein MCDEGQENPGTGLRDVFDILFKEPPERLLSLTIQLGESLEENFIHALCLIILQKEAQALNKLQLLKDNYFAKHLAERWKMSGGNLAEFGVHCGDFQVLTGDSLAVLARMFKVLSERRLCDPLLRNLAYQRALSIDSQKASDCDNLEYDPLREEAKVVCGPVFEEWMSSRDLKSGSCYDPHRSLGEVNTTLEMSNKPERDFSLASPLQASSSMPSYPTHLEISIPPTVPFQGEVSVKSKQNSHVLHAPASLLPAEPEPKSVDPSLFEANTESNMDAALAAEPRKLESHTGQNKTPNHTTKPSREPKMHLHTPTNPSVSHGMCGSKGVEDEEEETFYAFVILHAPEDVDVAERMKTRLETATGFDGATFSEDFAIPGRSSLRCVEDAINNSAFTFLLLTRNFNTRMVEVETDTALINSLNKKHKHNTVIPLLPQENSIRKENMPMVLKTIVSLEENKNFERKVKKVLSPANIKKQQRIWKEGQRMKSQMERQNELKRLNQYQRQLIQQSKIAHSLENENLTLLMAQHHLLGPTVSPGQGGSGAMRQQAPNIHIEHAQYIMIGNDSQMTVDHSGGAGKEEQE from the coding sequence ATGTGTGACGAGGGACAAGAGAATCCGGGAACGGGACTGAGGGACGTTTTTGACATATTATTTAAGGAGCCCCCGGAGCGACTGTTAAGCCTGACTATTCAGTTGGGTGAGTCTCTAGAAGAGAACTTCATACACGCCTTGTGTCTGATCATTCTCCAGAAAGAGGCGCAGGCCCTGAACAAACTCCAGTTGCTGAAGGACAACTACTTTGCCAAGCATTTGGCTGAAAGGTGGAAAATGAGTGGGGGTAATTTAGCAGAGTTTGGAGTTCACTGTGGAGACTTTCAAGTGTTAACGGGCGACTCTTTAGCAGTGTTGGCTCGAATGTTTAAAGTTTTGTCTGAGCGAAGACTATGTGATCCGCTTCTGAGAAATCTGGCATATCAGAGGGCCCTTTCCATTGACAGCCAAAAAGCAAGCGATTGTGACAATCTGGAGTATGATCCACTCAGAGAGGAAGCTAAAGTTGTCTGTGGGCCTGTGTTTGAAGAGTGGATGAGCTCAAGAGATCTCAAGTCAGGGTCTTGTTATGATCCTCACAGAAGCCTGGGTGAAGTAAACACAACTTTGGAAATGAGTAATAAGCCCGAGAGAGATTTTAGTCTTGCCAGCCCTCTGCAGGCAAGCTCCTCAATGCCCTCATACCCTACTCATCTAGAGATTAGCATACCACCAACAGTCCCATTTCAAGGAGAAGTATCAGTTAAATCCAAGCAAAACTCTCACGTCCTCCATGCACCTGCATCTCTGTTACCGGCAGAACCTGAGCCTAAATCTGTTGACCCTAGTCTGTTTGAAGCAAATACAGAATCCAACATGGATGCAGCACTTGCAGCAGAGCCCAGGAAGTTGGAAAGTCATACTGGTCAGAATAAGACTCCAAACCACACCACCAAACCAAGCAGGGAACCAAAAATGCATCTACATACTCCAACAAACCCTTCTGTTTCACATGGAATGTGTGGAAGTAAAGGTGtagaagacgaggaggaggagacatttTATGCATTTGTTATTCTCCATGCACCAGAGGATGTAGATGTGGCTGAAAGAATGAAGACAAGACTGGAAACAGCCACTGGTTTTGATGGCGCAACCTTCTCTGAGGACTTTGCCATCCCGGGTAGGAGCTCTCTGAGGTGTGTGGAGGATGCCATCAACAACTCAGCCTTCACTTTCCTGCTACTCACTCGCAACTTCAACACTCGCATGGTGGAAGTGGAGACAGACACTGCCCTCATCAACTccttaaacaaaaaacacaagcacaacacTGTGATCCCTCTGCTGCCACAGGAGAACAGCATTCGAAAGGAAAACATGCCCATGGTGCTGAAGACAATCGTCTCACTGGAGGAGAACAAGAACTTTGAGAGAAAGGTAAAGAAGGTTTTGTCTCctgcaaacattaaaaaacagcagagaatCTGGAAAGAGGGACAGAGAATGAAAAGCCAGATGGAGAGGCAGAACGAACTAAAGCGGTTGAACCAGTATCAAAGGCAATTGATCCAACAGAGTAAAATAGCACACTCACTGGAGAACGAGAACCTGACCCTTTTAATGGCACAACATCATCTTCTTGGTCCCACTGTTTCACCAGGACAGGGTGGCAGCGGAGCTATGAGGCAACAAGCACCGAACATTCATATTGAACATGCTCAATACATTATGATCGGTAATGACTCTCAGATGACAGTGGATCACAGTGGAGGTGCAGGCAAAGAAGAGCAGGAATAA